In Halobacterium noricense, the genomic stretch CGGCTGCTCGGTCATCGGCGAAGTCACCGAAGGGAACTACGTCTGCGAGTTCGAGGGCGAGGCGCAGCGCGCCTCGGAAGAGGCGAGCGGCGACAGCCGCGAGCCAGAGACCGTCGTCGACGCGCCCGCGGAGTTCCTCGCGGACGGCGCGCCGATGAACGACCTCGAACGCGAGGAGCCCAGCGAGCCCGAGACGGACCTGCCGGACGTCGACGTCGACGAGGCGTTCGACGCGGTGCTGTCGAGTCCGAACACGGCGAGCAAGCGCTGGGTGTACCGCCAGTACGACCACGAGGTCGGCAACCGGACGCTCCGGCGGCCCGGCGACGACGCCGCCGAACTCGCGCTCCACGAAGTGGCTGAAGCAGGTGGCGAGGAGACCGCACTCGCGTTCTCCGCGGGCACGAACCCGAACTGGACCGACGCCTCGCCGTACCGCGGCGCGTACGCGACGGCCGTGGAGAACGCGACGAATCTCGCGGCGGTCGGCGCTGAACCGCTGGCCGCGGTGGACTGCCTGAACGGCGGGAACCCCGAGAATCCCGACGTCTACGGCGGGTTCGCGGCGGCAGTCGACGGCCTCGCGGACGGCTGCCGCGCGGTCGACGCGCCGGTCGTCGGCGGGAACGTCAGCCTCTACAACGACTCCAACGCGGGCCCCGTGCCGCCGACGCCGACGCTCGCGATGCTCGGCGTCCGGCAGGGCTACGACGCGCCCGGGATGGCGGCCGCGGGCGAGGGCGAGTTCGTGCTCGTCGGCGGCCACGACGAGACGCTCGGCGGGAGCGAGTACCTCGCACAGTTCGACGGCAGCGCGCCGTTCCCCGACGTGGAGGATAGCAGCGTCGCAGCAGTCCGAACGGCCGCGACGCACGACGCGACGCTTGCCGTCCACGACGTCAGCGACGGCGGCCTCGCGGTCACGCTCGCCGAGATGGTCGGGGAGAGTGCGGGCGTCGAGGTAGACGTTCCGAGCGTCGGCGCGCTGTTCTCGGAGGCCCCGGGGCGCGCGGTCGTGGAGACGACCGACGTCGACGTGCTCCGCGACGCGGTGGACGCGCCCGTCGTCGACCTCGGCGAGACGACTGACGACGGCGTGCTATCCCTCGCTGTGGCTGGCGAGTCCGTCGACTACGACCACGAGGAAATCGTGGACGCACGGCGCGTCCTCGAACGCGAACTCGACTAGAAGAACGCCGGGAAGAGGTACGCCACTGCGACGCCGACGAGCAGTACGAGGAGGCCGACGCCGACCTGGCTCGTGGTGTACTCCTGCATCGGTGACGTGACGCGACCCGAATCGTCGTGAGCGTGGTCGTCTGACATGCGCGGCGATTGGATGGGGGCCTACTTGGCAGTACCGAACCCGTGCGACCTGTTCGACGCCGAACGTCTCGTCGCCGCCCAGCCAGCCGCGCTCTCGGACTGCCTCGGAGTCCCGGGGAATCGCGGTGACAGCGCCGACCTGCTCGTCGGTCGCCCCGCGAACGCGACCGCGCGGCCGAGCGCCGCCTGCGAGAGCGGCGAGTCGTCGAACGCGACGACGTACGTCATGACGTATCCCTCACGTCCGGCCGTTGGATGCCGGAGACGAAACCACTATCGGCGGTTCCCTCGAACTGCACAGTATGCTGACCAAGCGCGTCATCCCGTGCGTCGACGTCGACTTAGACGACGACGGGAACGCCGCCGTCTACACGGGCGTGAACTTCGAAGACCTCGAGTACACGGGCGACCCCGTGGAGATGGCGAAACGGTACAACGAAGCGGGCGCCGACGAGTTCGTCTTCCTCGACATCACCGCGAGCGCGGAGGGCCGCGCGACGATGCTGGAGACCGTCGAGCGCGTCGCCGACGAGGTGTTCATCCCGCTGACCGTCGGCGGCGGCATCCGCGAGAAGGACGACATCAAGGAGACGCTGCGCGCGGGCGCCGACAAGGTCTCCATCAACACGGGCGCGCTCGAACGCCCCGAACTCATCACGGAGGGTGCGAAGGCGTTCGGCAACCAGTGCATCGTCATCAGCGTGGACGCGCGGCGGCGCTACGACGAACAGGGCGAGCACTACGAGCAGGTCGACGGCGAGTCCTGTTGGTTCGAGGCGACCGTGAAGGGTGGGCGCGAGGGGACCGGCCGGGACGTCGTCGAGTGGGCGCGCGAAGCAGAGGAGCGCGGCGCGGGCGAGCTGTTCGTGAACTCCATCGACGCCGACGGGACGAAGGACGGCTACGACCTGCCGCTGACGGGTGCGGTCTGTGACGCCGTCTCGACGCCGGTCATCGCGTCCTCGGGCTGCGGGTCGCCCCAGGACATGGCCGACGCCTTCGACGCGGGTGCGGACGCCGCGCTCGCCGCCTCGATTTTCCACTACGGCGAGTACACCATCGAGGAGACCAAGCAGTACCTCGACGAACACGGCGTGCCGGTCAGGCTGTAGGAGCGACGGCTGCGACGTCGATATTCCGTACTCGACACTGCGAATGATTTATCACTAAAGTCCAATATAGCGGTAGTATGTCTCACTCTGGTGCACCCGGGTCGGGGGACCCGGAAACTGCCCAGTGTTCCCCTGATGGACCGCTCGACCCGGGGCGCTCGGCTGTGGACGCCGTCGAATGCGATTCCACGCGGTTCGTGAACCTCGCGCACGCCTCTATGGGGATTCAACCGACGTACCTCGTGTTGACCGACAGCGACGCTGACGCCACGCAGTTGTCACTCACGGACGTGCTGTCGATGCCCGAGATACAGAACGCGGTCGCGTACTTCGGCGCGGACACCGACAGCGTCCGCGTGCGCACCCAACCCGGTCGTCGCGTCGCCCTCGAAGAACACGTCGACGCACTCGCCGAGCGCAGCTCCGACCCCGCCTTCGAGTTCGGCGGGCGGTGCTTCGAGCTGTCGGTCGTCGTCGGTTAGGCCGCTGCTTCGAACGTGTCCGCGAAGTCCCGGAGCTCGTCGCTCATCCGTTCTGCCGCCGACTGAAGCGCGTCGAGGGGGTCGGTGCCCTCCTCGGTCTTGATGGTGAGCACCGGCTCGGTCTGACCGCCGGACTGCTCGGGGTTCATGTCGTACGAGGCCGCGACGACGCCCTCGGTTTCGATGAGCGAGCCCTTCAGCCCGTTCATGAAGGTGTGGTCCTCCCCGGCAATCTCGATAGTGAGTTCCGCGTCTCCCTTCTCGATAACCCGCAGGTCCATGCGTGTCGGTTCGCTCGTGGCGCGTTTCAACGTTTCGAACCGTCGGCTCGCGGGCGGACGGTTTATGCCGCCGGGGCCAGCCACGTAGTGGTATGAACGTCTCGCCGGTGGTCGTCGTCGCTGCGACGACGCTCGCTCTCCTCGCGGTGACTGTCGCGGTGCCGCGGTTCCGTCGCTTCTCCTCGCTCACGCGCGCCGCACCCGTCGCCGTGCTCGTCGGCATCGCCGCCGCGGCGGCGCTGGAAACGGTCGACGTCTGGACCGCTGCCGCGTACGCGGCCGTCGTCACGTTCGTCGCGACAGGCGTCGGCGTGCTCTCCGTCGGCGAAGGTCGTGCCGCCGTGCGTCGCATCCGCAGCCGACTCCTGTTCGGGATTCCGTGGGGCACACTCTTGGTCGTCGTCGCGGTCGCCGCGTTCTACCTGGTCGTCCAGTTCGGCGCGGCGGGCGCGCCGCTGGTCGTGCCGTTCGTCTCGTGGTCGTACTTCTACCCGCTGGGGACGGTCACGTCGGCGTTCGCGCACGCCAGCCTCGGCCACGTCACGGGGAACCTCGTCGCGACGGTTGCGCTCGCGCCGCTGGCGGAGTACGCGTTCTCGCACTACCCGACTGAGCGCGGCGAGTCCTCGTTCGGCTCGTGGCGCACCAACCCCTACGTTCGCGCGCTCGTCGTCTTCCCGGCGGCGGTCTTCGGCGTCGGCCTGCTGACCGGCGTATTCTCGTGGGGCGCGACAATCGGCTTCTCCGGTGTCGTGTACGCGTTCGCGGGGTTCGCGCTCGTGCGCTTCCCGCTGGCGACCGTGCTCGCCGTGTCGGTTCGCGAGGTGCTGTCGCTCTTGTGGACGGTCGTCCACGACCCGATTACGTACGCCTCCGCGTCGCCGTCGTTCTCGACGCCGTGGTGGGCCGGCATCTCCGTGCAGGGCCACCTCTTCGGCTTCCTCGTCGGCGCAGTGCTCGCCGCCGCGCTCGTCGTCCGCCGCGAGAACCGCCCCTCCGCTGCCCGCATCTGGTTCGGCGCGGTCGTGCTCGCGGCGTCGATGTCGCTGTGGGCGGTGTGGTGGTACGGCGCTGCCGACGAGTACGTGCTCTTCCGCGCGCTCGGCGTGCTGCTGGTCGCCGCGCTCGCTGTCCTCCTGACTGCGGCCGTGCGCGCCGACACGAGCACGCTGTTCGGCGACGTCTCCACGCGGAAGGCCGCGTTCGTCGTGTTGCTGCTCCCCGTCGTGACGATGTCGATGGTCGCCGTGCCGGTGAACCTCACCACCGTCGCGGACGCCGACCTCCCCGGCGACCCCGTGGAGATCCGCGGCTACGAGGTGACCTACGCCGAAGACGTCACCAACGAGCGCGTCTCCGGCGTGGACGTCCCGTACTTCTCGCAGGCGACGAACGTCTCCGCGAGCGGCGTCATCGTCGCCAACCCCGAGCGCGACATCTGGACGCAGGAGGTGAGCGCGAGCAGACTCGGCTTCTACGGCGACCAGTCCGTCACCGTCGGCGGCGTCGGCTGGAAGGAGTCCGTCGGCGTCCACCGCCGCGGCTGGGTGCCCGCGGGCGCCAGCGCCGTCTACAACGTCTACGTCACGCCGCCCGAGGGCGAGACGCGCCACGTCTACAGCTCCGAGAACGCTACCGCGGACCCGGTCGTCGCCGGCCGACAGGTGCGCGTGACCTCGTCGAGCGGCGGCTTCGACCTCGACGTCCTGCGCAACCAGACCGTCGTCGGCTCGACGGGGATTCCACAGCAGAACGAGACCACTGACGCGGCCGGGCTGACGTTCGTGCGGAACGGGAGTCGGGTGCTGACGGAGCACGAGAACACGACGATTCGCATCGCGAGCCGGGAGACCTACGAGTAGTCCGCCCACTCGATGCGGAAGGCTTCGACGTCGAGGCGCTCGCGCTCGCTCGTGTGGAACTCGAACTGCCGCGCGACGTCGAGTTCCGCGGCGAACGCGTGCGTGACCTCGCCGCCCTCGTCGGCGGCGAACGACTCCACGAACGACTTGCTGCCGGCGTTGTGAATCGAGTAGGAGGCGCCGGCGATCTCGGCGGTCGCGACGAGGAACGCGCGGTCGGCGTGCTCGCTGCCGCGCTGGGCGCCGAACGGCGGGTTCATCACGACCGTATCCACCGTTTCCAGCGGCGGCCGCGTCGCGTCCCCGAGCAGCCAGTCGACGGCGACCGCGGGGTCGACGCGGGGTTCGTTCTCGCGCGCGACTGCGAGTGCGTCCGGGTCGCGCTCGACGGCGAGGACGCGCTCGGGATTTCGCGTGGCAGCGCCGAGCGCGAGCATCCCCGTGCCAGTGCCGAGGTCGGCGACCGTGCAGCCGGCGAGGTCGCCGTGGAGGTCCGCGAGGTGGAGGAGGTGGGCGGCGAGGTCGGCGGGCGTCGAGTACTGTTCGAGCGCGGCGCTCGGGTTGCGGAACCCTTCGACCGCCGAGAGGCGCTGTTCGAGCGCGCGCTTCATACCCGGGCCGAGGGCTCCGGGGGCGAAGAAAGCTCCGTCACGAAGAGAGCACGTCAGTTCAGGGAGAGGCCGTCGACGTCGACGGCGAGCCCGTCGCGGCGGGCGCGCTCGGCGACCGCGGAGAGCGCGGGGCGGACTTTCTCGGGGGCGGCGGCCTCGCGGACGTCGACGGTGAGGCGGTTCGCGCCGAGGAAGGAGGCATTTTCGACGAGTGCGCGGAGGCGGTCGGCCTCGCGCTGGGTGGCCAGCGAGCAGTCCTCGTCGAAGGCGGCGTCGACGGCGACTTCCGCGGGGACGTAGCCTTCGTCGGCGAGATCGGCGGCGAGCGAGCGCAGGTCCTCGCGGGAGGCGTTGGCGATGGCGGTGGCGTCGACGGTCACGGGGGTGGAGTCGGTGGGGCGACAGCCTTCGATGGGACTGGTTCGGCGTGACGTGCTCATGCTACTCACACATACATGGTGGAAATACAAAAAGGTTTTCTAATGCTTAGTAGTAATACAGGCGCCGAACGGGTTAATGTGCTCAGGCTTCCTTCCTGAGGTAATGCCTGTTGGGGACTGGAGCGAGGAATTTCGTAGCCGAACGATTCGCGTTCTCCACGCCGACAGCGACGAGACGTTCGCCTCGCTCACAGCCTCCTACCTCGAACGAGGGACGGACCGGTTCGAAGTCACGCACACGGTGACGCGCGAAGACACCGTCGACGCGCTCTCGACGGCGGACGTCGACTGCGTCGTCTCCGCGTACACGTTCCCCGACGGGAACGGCATCGAACTCCTCAAGCGCATCCGCGAAGCCCATCCGCGACTGCCGTTCATCCTCTACACCGGCAAGGGCAGCGAGGAAATCGCCAGCGACGCCATCTCCGCCGGCGTCACGGACTACATCCAGAAACGCGCCGGTGCCGAACAGTACGAAGTGCTCGCCAACCGCATCGAGAACGCCGTCGAGAAATGCCGCTCCGAGCGCGAACTCGCGGACCAAAACCGCCGCCTCGCAACGCTCATCACCAACCTCCCCGGGATGGTGTACCGCTGCGAGAACGACCCCGGCTGGCCGATGGAGTTCGTCGGCGGCGAATGCGAGCAACTCAGCGGCTACGACGCCGCCGCGCTCGAACGCGGCGACGTCCGCTGGGGCGAAGACGTCATCCACCCCGACGACCGCGGGTCGGTTTGGGCGACCGTTCAGACGGCTATTGCTGACGAGCAGTCCTTCGAGGTCACGTACCGCATCCGGACTGCCGACGGCGACCGGCGGCACGTCTGGGAGCGCGGCCGCGGCGTCCCCGACGAGAACAGCGACGTCGTGGCCATCGAGGGGTTCATCACGGACGTCACCGAGCACGTCGAACGCGAACGCGAACTCCGCCGCCAGCGCAACCGCCTCGACGAATTCGCGTCCATCGTCAGCCACGACCTCCGAAACCCCCTGAACGTCGCTGACGGCCGCCTCGAACTCGCTCGCGACGACTGTAACAGCGAACATCTCGACGACGTCGCCGCCGCCCACGACCGCATGGCGGCGCTCATCGACGACCTGCTCGCGCTCGCGCGGTCGGACGCCGCCATCACCGACCCCGATAGAGTGTCGCTACACGACGTCGCGACGGACTGCTGGAGGAGCGTCGAGACACCCACGGCGACGCTGCGAGTCGACGGCGAAACGACGGTGTTCGCGGACCGCTCGCAGCTCCGCCGGCTCTTCGGGAACCTGTTCCGGAATGCTGTGGAACACGGTTCCACAGACCCCCAGAACGCGAAGCGTTCTGAGGATGCCGTCGAACACGGCTCGGCGCAGTCCGACGACTGCGTCACGGTCCGTGTCGGCGACCTCGACGACGGCTTCTACGTCGAGGACGACGGCCCAGGCATCCCCGCCGGCGACCGCGAGCGCGTCTTCGAGTACGGCTACTCGACGGACGACCGCGGAACCGGCATCGGGCTCAGCATCGTCGCGGAGCTCGTGGACGCCCACGGCTGGAGCATCGAGATTACTGACGGCGAAACGGGCGGGACGCGCTTCGAAATCACGGGCGTCGAAACCGCGGACTAGCTTACCAGGTGCCGTGGAACGTATCGAAGGAGAGGTCTTCGAGGGGCTTGTTGCCCACCGCAATCTCGTACTCGCCGGGGGTCACCATCGGCTTGTGGAACTGCGGGCCGTCGTCGGTCGTGATGCGCGGACAGCCCGTGTTCACGAACGCGTCCATGTCGAAGTTCCGGAGGCGGTCCGGCGTGACTTCGTCCATCGTGATGAGGTAGGCGTTGTCGTTGTTCTCCACGATTTCGTTGGCCTGGTCCCAGCGACCCTGCCCGATTTTCGTGCAGAAGATGACGCCCCACTTCTCGGCGCTCATCGCCTTGTGGACGGTGGCGTAGCGCTGCTTGAGGAACTTCTCCGTGTCAGCGACGGAGACGGAGTTGTTGACGGGGTCGGCGATGACGACCTTCTTCTCGGGGTGCTCCATCGCGAGGCCGAGCGGGTGGAACTTCCCGCCGCCGACGTACAGCACCTGGTCGGCGTCGATGTCGGCGCTCGCGTAGTTGCAACCGAGCACCTGTCCCTCGTGAGTGAGGCGGTCGTCGCCCTTCCGGGTGTGGACCTCGTAGCCGCGGTCGCCCAGCCACGCTTTCATCTCCCCGAAGAGGTTCATGTGCTGGGCAGTCGTGACGAGGCCGACGTCTTCCTCGTCGAGCTCCTCGACGGCCTGCTCCATGATGGGTTCGACGTCGACGTTCGAGAACAGCGGCACGTAGATGATCTTCTCGGACTCCTTCATCGGGGAGTGGCCGAAGTGGACGAAGACGTCCGTCCGCCGCATCATGTACGTGTCGAGGTCGCAGGCACCGTAGCACGGCTGCCCCGAAATCATGACACGCGTGTCGTCGGGGAGCAGCTTGCGGAGGTCGTCGGCGACTCCGGGCGCGCTGCGCTTCAGCCCCTCGGGGAACTGCAGGCCGACCTTCTCCGCGTCGCGCTCCTCGACCGCCTCCACGATGCGGTCGAGTTCGTAGTCCCACGTTCGGTCGTGTTTCAGGGAGAGTCCGGTGTTCCGGAGGTCTCCCGCCGAACGGGTCTCTTCGTGGCTCATTACACCGCGATACAGGCTTCGCTCGTTTAACCTCGGCGGTTCCGGGGGCGACCGCCCCCGCTTCCGGCAGCTTCAAACCGACCGAGCGCCAACCGCCAGGCATGAGCGTCGACTCCGACTCCGCGGCCACGACCGGCACCACGAAGGCCGACGACATCGCCCGCCAGCTCGGCGAAGCCATCGAGGCATCCCCCGAGTACCAGCGCTACGAGGAGACGAAGGCCGCCGTCGAGGAGAGCGAGGAAGTCCAGCAGCGCATCAGCGAGTTCGAGGACCTCCGCCAGGAGTTCATGCTCGCGCGCCAGACCGGCGACGCCACCCAGGAGGACGCCAAGAATGTCGAGGACGCCCAGAAGCGCCTCCACGAACACCCCGTGATGGCGGAGTACCTCGACGCCCAGGACGAACTGGAAGCCAAATTCGAGTTCCTCAACGACCTGATCTCGGAGCCGCTGGACGTCGACTTCGTCGGCGAGTCCGGCGCGTGCTGTCAGGACTAGTCTTCGCCGCCGTACTGTTCGCTGATAGCCGCTTCTTCGGCCGCTAGCTTCTCGATGCCCGTCTTGAGCCCGTACGTGAGCACGGTGTGTCCGAGGTCCGTGAGCGTGTAGTAGGAGTACGGCTGTTCGGTGCCCGTGTTGGGGTCCCGGCGGTTCCGAACGAGCCCCGTGCGCTTGAGCTTCCGGAGGTGGTAGTGGAGGTCGTTGCCCTCGCGGTCGAGGAGGTCGGCGAGTTCGCCGGTGGAGAGTCGTTCGACCTCGCTCAGCGCGGTGAGGATGCTGAACGCGGGTTCGCCGGACGCGACGTCGTACATTTCGAGGTACTCCTCGCGCGTGAGGATGCTGTCCTCGGGGAGGTCGACGTCGGGGGCGTCCCGCTGGTCGCCGTCCCGGCCGTCGTCGTCCCGCAGTACGCCGCCGTCGGCGCGCGTCGTGGATTGGTCGTTCATGGCTTCCCCGTACTGGTCGCTTCGCCACGAACCGGGTTAAACATTCTTACTGTGGCGGAAGTGGAGCGAGGCCGGGATTTAAGGCCGCCACCCGGGAATGCCCGACGAGATGCGCGAGCGCCTCCGCGACGCCCTCGAAGACAGCGAGTACGTCTCCCACGAGGCCAGCAAACCCGAGTTCCTGGTCTACCTGATGGGGCCGTACAAGTCCTTCCCCCCGTACGAGTCGCCGCCGATGGGGACCGACGTCGCGACGACGCGGCCGACGCTCGACGAAATCGACGAGCGCCTCGCCGCCGGCGACCTCCAACTCGACGCCGACGAGGCGCTGGCGCTGCTCGTCTCGCTGCGCCGCGACCTGCGCGCCGACACCGGCGTGAATGCCTTCCTCGCGACGGACCCCGAGATTTCCCTCCACGAGATGGACGCCGCCACCCAGAGCATCGAGTTCACGAAGGCGGCGACCGCGACCGTCTTCGTCGCGCCGGCGATGGGCGACAACCTCGGCGTCGGCATCGAGGTCGGTTCCGTCTGCGAACACCTCGACGAACGGCCGCTCCTGGAAGACGTGGTGTTCTACGGGGAGGCCGACGTCGACAGTTCGATGGTCGAAGCCGTCTCCCAGCGGTGGCACGTCACCGTCGACGAGTTCCGCAGCTACGACGACCTCTACCGGGCCGTCCGCACGCACCTCCGTGCAGTCGCCTGACCCGACCCCGGAACGCTTAGGGGCGACGCGAGTGACCCGTCAGTATGGTCCACTCCGACTGGGGCGACTGGCTGCCGACGGCCGTCGAGCAGTCCACGCCCGCTGGCGTCGCGGTCTGGTATCTCGGTTGCAACGGCTTCGTGCTCAAGGGCGAGGACGGAACGACGCTGTTCATCGACCCCTACATGGGGACCGGTTCCCCGCCGCGCACCATCCGGATGATTCCGGTGCCGTTCGACCCGCGGGACGTCACCGAGGCCGACGCCGTGCTCGCCACCCACGAGCACACCGACCACGTGCACGGGCCGAGCCAAGCCCCGATTCTCGCCGAAACCGGGGCACAGTTCTACGCGCCCGACGACTCGCTGGCGGTCGCGCGCGGCGAGGAGGCGTGGGACGACAACTACGCCGTCGACACCGACCAGTACAACGAAGTCGCGGAGGGCGATACGTTCGAGGTCGGCGAGTTCACGATTCACGTCGAACCCGCCCACGACCCGGACGCAACCCACCCCGTCTCGTACGTCATCGAGCACGACGCGGGCACCATCTTCCACGGCGGCGACACCAAGCCCAGCGACGAGTTCGAGCGGCTCGGCCGCGAGTACGACGTCGACCTCGGGGTTCTGGCGTTCGGCGCTGTCGGCAACGTCCCCGACAAGCAGAGCCGCGAACCGAAGCGCACGCGCTGGTACAACGACGAGAATCAGGTCGTGAAGGCCGCCAGCGACCTCCGCGTCGACCGCCTGCTCCCCTCCCACTGGGACATGTGGAAAGGCCTGACGGCGGACCCGAAGGCGCTACACCACCACGTCCGGAGTTTCGCGTTCCCGCGCCGCCTCGAGCTCGTGGAAATCGGCGACCGCGTGGACGTGACAGACGAGTAACTGACGCCGCGAGTCGGCGGGTAATTTAAGTCCTCGTCCGCGTAGGTGGTGGTATGCACGACCAACCCGCGGGTGGTTCCGATGAGTGACGAGACGGTCGTCGAGACCGACGGCGTCACCGTCAGCAAGTTCTTCAACGCCGAGGACTTCCCGGTCCCGGCGGTCGCCTTCGACGTCGACTCCGACCGAGACGACGCGGTCACGCTCCGCATCGTCGACGAGATTCCCGACGAGTTCGGCATCGACCAGATTGGGTTCCACCCCGAGTACGGCAGCGAGCACTGGACGGCCAGCGGCGACGGCGTCGTCCGCTTCGAGCGCGAAATCGAGCGGGGCGAATCCTTCACCACCGTATACGGCGTGCGCATGGAGGAAGGCCAGGACGAGACGCCGTTCCTCTCCGCGCCGACCGTCGAACTGGAGGGCGAGGACATCGACGAGGTCGTCCCGCCGGAGTCCACGTCGGTCGTCCGCGAGCTCGCGGGCGGCGAGCGCGAGACGGTCCCCGGCCTCGAAGAGGAGAGCGAGGAGGTCGGCCTGGAAGCCGACATCGAGGGCGGCATCGAGTCCCTCGAAGAGGAGGACGCCGAAATCCTCGAAGGCGATGTCGACCTCGGCGGCGAAGAGGAGTCCGCAGTCGAAGCCGACGAGGAGTCGGTGGACGTCGAGGACGAGACGTTCGAGGAGGAACCACCAACCGAGCCGGAGGCCGAGGGGTACGGGGCAGAGCAGCCCGAGCCGCCTGCCGCCGACGAGGGGGTCGAGGAGCCCGAAGCCGAAGGGTTCGGGGAGGAGGAAGCCGAGGCCGAGGCAGAGCCGACAGAAGCCGAGCCCGCACCCGAGTCCGTCGGCTTCGACGCCAGCGACCTCGTCGCGACGCTCGCGGAGGCCATCCGCAACGACGAGGTCAGTGACGACGACCTCGCGACCCTACAGGACGCCTTCGGCGGCATCCCCAACAGCACGCAGGTCGAAATCGACCACCTCCAGAGCCGCGTCTCCGAACTGGAGGCGTACACGAACGCCCTCGAGGAGTTCCTCGACGAGGAGGGCACCGCCCAACAGCTCGTCAGCGACGTCGAGAACGAGGTCTCCTCGCTGTCCGCGGAACTCGGCGACCTCTCGAACGAGCTCGCGGAAGTGGAGGCCAGCGTCGAGGACGCCGCCGGCGACCGCGAGCAGCTCCGCGAGCGCGTCGCGGCGGTCGAAGACGACGTCGGCGCAGTCGAGGATCTCCGCGAGGACCTCGAACGCCTGCGCGGCGACGTCGACGCCATCGACGAGCGCCTCGAAGACACCGAGGACGCCGTCATGGCGGTCGACGACCTCGAAGACGACCTCGAGGGTGTCGCCGAGGACCTCGAAGACGTCGAGGAGCACGTCGACGAGATCGAGGAGTGGCGCAGCCAGCTCTCGGACGTCTTCGGCACGTAACGCCGCAACTCCCCCGGCCTGGGGGAATCACAACCGTTTTCGGCGCGCGCCGGCTCTCTTCTCGTATCATGACTGCGCCGGTGCGCGTCGCCGTTCCGCGGAAGGGGCGGCCGCTGGAAGCCGTACTCGACAGATTCGCCGCTCGCGCCGACGCGACCGCGGTCGCCGACGACGTGGTGTCGACGCTGCGCTACGAGAAGGCCGTCACGAAAGACGAGCAGGACGCCGAGCGCGGCGTCTACAACCGCCTCGCCGAGTACAGCGAGCCCGCCGAGCCACACGAGCCGGATTTCACGCTGCTGCGGGACGCCCGCGCGGGCAAGCCCCGGCGCGTCGTCTTCGACTCGCTGACCCTCGACGTCGAGGGGACGCCCGTCCAACTGGTCGGCCGCGAGGAGCCGTTCCGCGCGCTCCGCACGCACGAGTTCGCGCTCGGGTTCGACAGCGCCGACCTCGTCCTGGAGGAAGTCGTCCAGTTGGAGCCGGAGCCGCTCTCGACCATCGCGGACCTGAACGACCGCATCGACCCCCACGACACGGACGTCCGCGTGATTTCGGGGCTCGGCGACACCGTCTACCACACGCTGCTGGCGACGCCCGCGGCCAAGCAGTCCGTCGGTGCCGACGAACTCGACCGCGCGTTCCTCGCAGCTTACGAGGGCGAGGTCTGCATTAGCCCGCGCTACGAGCGCCTCGTTCGCGCGGTCCTCGGCACGGACGCCACAGAGGGCGTGGAGTTCGTCTACCCCGAGGCGGGCCGCGAGGAGGAGGCCGCCATCGCGGACGTCGGCGTCGGCGTCTACCTCACGGTCACGGGTTCGACGGCCCGCGAGCACGGCCTCGAAGTCGGCGAGCGGCTGTTCCCCAGCGAGACGGTTCTGATGGAGAACCAGTCCGAAGCCGGCGGCGAGGACGTGCAGGCGGTCAAGCGCGCGCTCGCCGCGGACGCCGACGAAACCGCGATTCCACCCCAGTAGTTCGGCGGGAACGACTAACAGTTGCTCGCGCGTAGCGCCGAGCATGCCGCCGACGCTCGGACTCACCGGCGACGTGATGTTGGGGCGCGCCGTCGACGAGCGCCAGCACACCCGCGACGCGACCGCCGTCT encodes the following:
- a CDS encoding DUF7509 family protein, coding for MPDEMRERLRDALEDSEYVSHEASKPEFLVYLMGPYKSFPPYESPPMGTDVATTRPTLDEIDERLAAGDLQLDADEALALLVSLRRDLRADTGVNAFLATDPEISLHEMDAATQSIEFTKAATATVFVAPAMGDNLGVGIEVGSVCEHLDERPLLEDVVFYGEADVDSSMVEAVSQRWHVTVDEFRSYDDLYRAVRTHLRAVA
- a CDS encoding YlbF family regulator codes for the protein MSVDSDSAATTGTTKADDIARQLGEAIEASPEYQRYEETKAAVEESEEVQQRISEFEDLRQEFMLARQTGDATQEDAKNVEDAQKRLHEHPVMAEYLDAQDELEAKFEFLNDLISEPLDVDFVGESGACCQD
- a CDS encoding sensor histidine kinase, with the translated sequence MPVGDWSEEFRSRTIRVLHADSDETFASLTASYLERGTDRFEVTHTVTREDTVDALSTADVDCVVSAYTFPDGNGIELLKRIREAHPRLPFILYTGKGSEEIASDAISAGVTDYIQKRAGAEQYEVLANRIENAVEKCRSERELADQNRRLATLITNLPGMVYRCENDPGWPMEFVGGECEQLSGYDAAALERGDVRWGEDVIHPDDRGSVWATVQTAIADEQSFEVTYRIRTADGDRRHVWERGRGVPDENSDVVAIEGFITDVTEHVERERELRRQRNRLDEFASIVSHDLRNPLNVADGRLELARDDCNSEHLDDVAAAHDRMAALIDDLLALARSDAAITDPDRVSLHDVATDCWRSVETPTATLRVDGETTVFADRSQLRRLFGNLFRNAVEHGSTDPQNAKRSEDAVEHGSAQSDDCVTVRVGDLDDGFYVEDDGPGIPAGDRERVFEYGYSTDDRGTGIGLSIVAELVDAHGWSIEITDGETGGTRFEITGVETAD
- the dph2 gene encoding diphthamide biosynthesis enzyme Dph2, yielding MSHEETRSAGDLRNTGLSLKHDRTWDYELDRIVEAVEERDAEKVGLQFPEGLKRSAPGVADDLRKLLPDDTRVMISGQPCYGACDLDTYMMRRTDVFVHFGHSPMKESEKIIYVPLFSNVDVEPIMEQAVEELDEEDVGLVTTAQHMNLFGEMKAWLGDRGYEVHTRKGDDRLTHEGQVLGCNYASADIDADQVLYVGGGKFHPLGLAMEHPEKKVVIADPVNNSVSVADTEKFLKQRYATVHKAMSAEKWGVIFCTKIGQGRWDQANEIVENNDNAYLITMDEVTPDRLRNFDMDAFVNTGCPRITTDDGPQFHKPMVTPGEYEIAVGNKPLEDLSFDTFHGTW
- a CDS encoding MBL fold metallo-hydrolase; translation: MVHSDWGDWLPTAVEQSTPAGVAVWYLGCNGFVLKGEDGTTLFIDPYMGTGSPPRTIRMIPVPFDPRDVTEADAVLATHEHTDHVHGPSQAPILAETGAQFYAPDDSLAVARGEEAWDDNYAVDTDQYNEVAEGDTFEVGEFTIHVEPAHDPDATHPVSYVIEHDAGTIFHGGDTKPSDEFERLGREYDVDLGVLAFGAVGNVPDKQSREPKRTRWYNDENQVVKAASDLRVDRLLPSHWDMWKGLTADPKALHHHVRSFAFPRRLELVEIGDRVDVTDE
- a CDS encoding helix-turn-helix domain-containing protein is translated as MNDQSTTRADGGVLRDDDGRDGDQRDAPDVDLPEDSILTREEYLEMYDVASGEPAFSILTALSEVERLSTGELADLLDREGNDLHYHLRKLKRTGLVRNRRDPNTGTEQPYSYYTLTDLGHTVLTYGLKTGIEKLAAEEAAISEQYGGED